CCCTCCTCGCCTGCAAGCTGGTCTCGGCGGACCTGGGAAACACGCCGGCGGTGTGCCGCAGCTCGTACATCCACCCCGCCGTCTTCGAGCGGTACGAGCGCGGGCTGACCATCGCGCCTCTGATGCGCAAAGAGATGCGCCCCGGCGAGGCGAGCCTGCCGGGGCGCTTCTACGCGGAAGAGGCCGCGCTCATGCGCTTTCTGGAGCGCCGCTAGCAGCAGGGGCGGGCTCCATCTCCTCCGCGGCGTCCTGCGGCAGGGCGATCTCGTACACGAAGTACATCTCGCCCACACCCTCCTGTCGCACCAGCGACAGCGACACGTTGAACACCGGCACGCCGCCCGCCGTCTTGCCGCGAAAGGTGCCGTGGTGCGCGTGCCCGTGGAACACCACCGAGGCGCCGAAGCGGTCGATCGGCTCCGCCAGGCGGTCGTTGCCTAGAAAGGCGTGGATCGTCTCCGGCTCGCCCATGACCGTGTCCACCGTGGGCGAGTAGTGGAGAAGCACCACGCGAATCGGTGTCGACAGTCGGCGCAGCGCGAACTCCAGCGTCTGTGCTTCCTCGATGGTGGTGCCCACGAACTCCTTGGTGGCCGCCTCGCCGAACGCGGTCAGCGTCCACCGCCCGAAGCCGCCCATGAAGCCCTT
This genomic window from Longimicrobium sp. contains:
- a CDS encoding metallophosphoesterase; translated protein: MTAPATPDSNGRPAERRRRTDPRPGVVRIAAVGDFHCGEEDVGKYREHFARVNEDADVLLLAGDLTRRGTPPEIKVVLGELADVRIPILAVLGNHDHESGRVEEARALLRSREGLHLLDEEPFQLNPHVGIAGVKGFMGGFGRWTLTAFGEAATKEFVGTTIEEAQTLEFALRRLSTPIRVVLLHYSPTVDTVMGEPETIHAFLGNDRLAEPIDRFGASVVFHGHAHHGTFRGKTAGGVPVFNVSLSLVRQEGVGEMYFVYEIALPQDAAEEMEPAPAASGAPESA